DNA sequence from the Microtus ochrogaster isolate Prairie Vole_2 chromosome 2, MicOch1.0, whole genome shotgun sequence genome:
gtAACCTGCTTTTATCTCCTGAATAGTAGGGTTAAAACTGTACACCTTCACACCTAActaattatattttactataattaTTTTTGTCCCAAGGGTCAGATGAAATTGGTCCAACAGTtcaaatcctaaaaaaaaaaatgactagctgggcggtggtggcgcacgccttcaatcccaggcagaggcaggtggatctctgtgagttcgaggccagcctggtctacaagagctagtgccaggacaggctccaaagctacagagaaaccctgtctcggaaaaacttaaaaaaaaaaaaatggcttgatAATCCAAACAAAGTAGCCAAGCCAGACAGTTTAAGTAGATGGCTTTAATTAAAAGAAGTCTGTCTTATGTATTGCCTTAGGTAACGTTTTAAGTCATTTAAAtagttctttttctactttcagcAAATTCAACACCCAACAGCCTCTTTAATAGCGAAAGTAGCTACAGCACAGGATGACATAACAGGTGATGGCACCACATCCAATGTCCTTATCATTGGGGAGCTGCTGAAACAGGCGGACCTCTACATCTCTGAGGTACACTTGATAACTGTTTCTGTGGTGTGTTGTTTGGTGGGCTCTTGGTGCAGATTGATGTGATTCTACCTGAGAGCACACCATAGAATCTGAGATCAGGATGCTTAAATCTGGGAGCCTTTGCGTGTCTTTATCTTGGTCCAACATGAATGAAGAAAAAGTCAACTATATATAAATGactgtatttatatttaataggctagcctcgaattcataGAGCTCTGACTGCTTCTGGCctagtctcttctttttttaaaaaatatttgaaaatagtgTGAATTACTTGAGATTACCTAAAGGCAAGATAAGCATTTACTGACAGCAGAATTTTAGGAGCCTGTTTTAGGTTTGCACAGTGAACACCCAAGTGTGCTTTGTGGTTCCCTTGGCCTTGACTCTGTGCTAGAGTAaagtctgttcttttcctctgcaTTGAAAGGAGTACTGTGTCCTTTAAATGTATTCAAAAAATCAGCACATCATGTTACCTTGATTGTGTTAAGTATGAATGAATGGCCCTGGTGTCCCTTCCAGTGGTCCTGAACTTAGTGAATTATTGTTTATACAAATGTTGGCAGTGGTTTTTAACTGTTTTGTTTCTAGGGTCTTCACCCCAGGATAATAACTGAAGGCTTTGAAGCTGCAAAGGAAAGGGCACTCCAGTTTTTGGAACAAGTGAAAGTAAgcagagagatggacagagaaacACTCGTCGATGTGGCCAGAACATCTCTGCGAACTAAAGTTCATGCTGAACTTGCAGATGTCTTAACAGAGGTGTGTGATTAGCATGGCCTGTGCATGTGATGTATTGCACAGAGAAAATCTCCTATAGGTGTCTATTCTTAGTGTTGTACACATAGGGTCTTCACAGGAATGCTGTGTAAAGTAAGGCGTTTGGGTTGTTCCCTAGGCATTAATAAAGTAATCTGTCTTCAAAGTGGAAAGATTGGGAGAATAActgaaactttcaaaaaaattatagagACTTAGTTTTTAGAAATAGATTGATTctgtttccacacacacacaccgcatacATTTATGGAAACTGATAGTTTGATGTTTCTCGTGGTCTAATCAgaatttgattttgttatttgtttaatgagacgaggtttctctgtagttctagaatctgtcctggaactagctcttgtatctaTCTGGCCTCAAAGGCACAGATAACGGCCTGCctctgagatcaaaggtgtgcgccaccactgcctggctaatcagGGTaattatcaattcttttttttgtttggtttttgtttttcaagacagggtttctctgtcttggagcctatcctggaactagctcttgtagaccagtcttgTAGAGAaatctgcctctgctgggattaaaggcatgtgtcaccaccgcccagctatcaATTTTTTTCCAATACTTTGGAGCACTTTTCAGACTCGTTTGCTAGTTctctataaatttattataaaaaatacattgtaggctaggcggtggtagtgcatgctattaatcccagcatttgggaggcagaggcaggaggatctctgtgagttccaggctagcctggtctgcaagagtgaattccagcacagccagggctgttacacaaagaaactctgtcttgaaaaataaaacaaaaaatagttaCAAGGTGTGGTTGTGCTTTTTTAGGGATAGAGTGTTTGAGACTTTTTTCCTAATCTTAACCCCAGTCCTTTTGCCTTTTCTGAAGGCCTGAGACTTGAGGTCTGTGCCACCGACTGTGCCCATGAATTACTTGTGTTTGCAGTAATAGGAAGGATGATAATTTTCAGACGATTGCAAGTTCGGGTTTTAGAGATATAAATTACTTCAGTCTTAACTCTTGTGTAAAGGTCAACTAAAGTGTGTCATCCTCTAAAAATTAAAGTTGTCTAATGGTTATCTCATAGGCTGTGGTAGACTCCATTTTGGCCATTAAGAAAAAAGATGAACCCATTGACCTCTTCATGGTTGAGATCATGGAGATGAAACATAAATCTGAAACTGATACAAGGTAGGTAACCTGATACCTTGACATGCTTTCTAACCAAAAGTTTAACTGAAAAGTTACCGAGATGTTATAGAAATTAGTTGGCTTGTATAAAAGtttattggtgtgtgtatgtctctcgcCTAGTATATGTAAATAGtatatgtaaatgtgtaaattttcctgttttataGCTTAATCAGAGGACTTGTTTTGGATCATGGAGCACGGCATCCTGATATGAAGAAAAGGGTAGAGAATGCCTACATCCTCACATGCAATGTGTCTTTGGAGTATGAGAAAACGTGAGTTTATAGCATAGCCCTTCAGGGTAGGAGGACATTGACATTTCCCCCTCTCTAAAGACAGAAAGGGGAATGGGTTAtatgtagcttggtggtagagcactAGGCCTAGAATGTGTCCGTCCGAATGCAGTCCCCTTACTCCCATTAAAACTGAGGAAAAAATGGAAATCTCCCCCTTTctatatggctttttttttcttttgtagagaAGTGAATTCTGGATTCTTTTATAAGAGTGcggaagagagagaaaagctagTAAAAGCTGAAAGGAAGTTCATTGAAGACAGGGTTAAAAAGATAATAGAGCTGAAAAAGAAAGTCTGTGGTGACTCAGATAAGGGATTTGTCGTCATTAATCAAAAGGTaagaatttcatattttgaattagtcttgtttgttttcaaggtgAAGGctattgaaatgttttatttttattcagggGATTGACCCCTTTTCCTTAGATGCCCTTGCAAAAGAAGGCATTGTGGCTCTGCGTCGGGCCAAGAGGAGAAACATGGAGAGGTGAGTGGAGCCAGCTTCATACTTTGTAAGGGACTTAGGAGTATTCCTTTTGCGTATCTGcttgtttttgcattttgttagcttatattaattgaaaaaaatcattgatttcATTACGACATATCACAGTATATAATAAGCATAAATTCAGCTTGCAGTAGTCCTGTCTtaacatgtgggtcccagggattatACTCATTGAAGGACCTAGCCTTCAGTTTAAGACCCTGTCATGGGCCTCCAAATTTAACATTTAATCGCACTTTTGACAatcctcagcctctgaagtgcaTGGCTACAGATAAGCACCTCAAGGGCCAACAGGCAGGGTGCTGGAGGAAATGGCTGTTTTAAGAAATACTtaatgttcttacagaggacctgagttcatttagCAGCATCTGCATAGGTTCATCTGCAATTTTAGTTTCAGAGGATCAAGTCCCTCTTTTGGCTCTCTTGGGCTTCTATGTgctcagagaaaaatataaaaagtgaaatcagccgggcggtggtggcgcacgcctttaatcccagcactcaggaggcagaggcagacggatctctgggagttcgagaccagcctggtctacaagagctagttccaggacaggctccaaaaccacagagaaaccctgtctcaaaacaaaaaaaaaaaagtgaaatcattGGCATTGACTACATTCACTACCACTGTGATCATCATCACTGCCTATTATCTTCTCATTCTTTTTACGTCCCCCAGCATTTGACACTAAGTGGATTGAGGATAATTGTTCTTTTccacatctttttaatttttttaaaattttatttttaagtcaggctcagctagcctcaaactcaaaaaagagatctgagtgatgggattaaaggcgtgtgtcactgtGCCATCTATATTTTACGTGTATGTATTGTGAGCATGCATTGGAACCCCTAGAACTGGGGAGTTATAGGCGCTCAATCAACGTGTGTGCTGTGGGTTCACTTGGGTGCTATGCAAGAGACACTTAAGTGCTCAGGGATGTGCTGTCATCCCTGTGTGCTCCACCCCCccttattagttttatttttttattatttatttatttattgtggtttttcaaaacagggtttctctgtggttttgtagcctgtcctggaactagctcttgtagacctggctggtctcgaactcagagatccgcctgcctctgcctcccgagtgctgggattaaaggcatgcgccaccaccgcccggcccttttaGTTTTAGAGAAAGtagctgaaaatggaaaatacatattTGGGGTGGGGATGTACAGACTTAGGAGCAGCAGcttgatgtattttatttaattgtcaTATCTTGTAACATAAACTCAAAAGCTGGCTGTAGTTTCCTTGGGTGTATGTTGTCCCATCTGCCTGTGGGCGTACTGGTGCTCTCACCTGAGATTTTACATGTGttattttgaggcagtctcactATGAACACACTAACAAGGTTGCCCTCGTTCACAGACTTcaacctgcctgcctcctgaacacttcattaaaggcatgaaccactatgcccagccacatgatttatttttaaccatgACATCAACAAGACTTGCTTCTTTTGTCTAGAGAAATTAGGAAAATAGTGTGTTAGGTGTGATTGCATACAAACTTGTAACACTGACACTTGGGGAGAGGAGGCGGCCTACTGGTCTGCATACATATCTCAgctatgcttttaaaataagaacaagagagaaggaaggtTCCTGAGAAATATTCACCCCACAGAATCCCATCCATATTCTGGTTTCCTTGTGTTTTGGCAGCCTTGGTGGGGAGGtttaaatgaagatttaaaaGCTCAGTTACCAACTGAGTTATAGTAAATGGGAAGGGGTTtgatttaaaatgcagtttcttCTAGAATAACCAGAGCTCTTACACAGaggcctgtcttgaaaaaccgaaataaataagactttcttcagctgggcagtggtggtgtatgcctttcatcccaatacttaggagggaagaggcagatcTCTAGGTTCAAGGCCGGCCAGGACTGATGGGGAAGGAAACTCTGACTcgaaaaaagcaacaaaaatacaCTTTCATGGTGTCATTTTGAAAATTCTTGAACATAACCGACATGGCTTACTATATTTTTGCATAATGTGCTTCATTGTTACAGGCTGACACTTGCTTGTGGTGGGGTGGCTCTGAATTCCTTTGATGACCTGAATCCTGAATGTTTGGGACATGCAGGTCTTGTCTATGAGTATACCTTGGTAAGTATTTTCCTAAAGACAAGAGTATTGTGTTTATCAGTGGTTAGGTAGAAAACTACAAACtcaaaatctgattttttttcctaataaattttgtttggttggttttttttttgtttgtttgttttttgtatgtttattaatttttattgagttctacatttttctctgctcccctccctgcgtctcctctcccccttcaatcctcccccaaggtccccatgctcccaatttactctggagatcttgtctttttctacttctcgtgtagattagatctatgtaagtctcttagtgttttgatttgcatttctctgatgactaaggatgttggacatttccttaagtgtctttcaggcattttcttaaaaaaatatttatttattatgtatgcaatattctgtgtgtatgcctacaggtcagaagagggtaccagaccctattatagatggttgtgagccaccatgtggttgctgggaattgaactcaggacctttggaagatcaggcaatgttcttaacctctgagccatctctccagccccctctttcagccattttagattcctccgtTGAGAGTtctgtactcacagagatctgcctgcctctgcctcccgagtgctgggattaaaggcgtgcgccaccaccgcccggcttcactaGGGCTTTTTGACttctcaagatagggtttctttgtgtagccctggctgtcctgaaacttgctttgaagaccaaattggcctcaaacttagaaatcctcctgcctctgccccccaagggctgggactaaaggcatgcaccaccaccacccgacttgtGTAGAACTCATTCACTGAATTTGTTCCAGGTTGCTTGCATGAGGGTTATTTACCGAACCTGAGCAACTTAACAGTGGTTATACCATTTTGATAAAAATGACTTCctcaggctggaaagatggctcagagggtaagagtgctggctattcttccagagatcctgagttcaattctcagcaatcacatggtggcttacaactatccgtaatgagatctggtacccacTTTTGGGCTACAGGAATACCTACAGACAGaacagtatatatacataataaatctttgaaaaagttATTTCCTGATATATCTTGGTGCTTTATATGT
Encoded proteins:
- the Cct6a gene encoding T-complex protein 1 subunit zeta codes for the protein MAAVKTLNPKAEVARAQAALAVNISAARGLQDVLRTNLGPKGTMKMLVSGAGDIKLTKDGNVLLHEMQIQHPTASLIAKVATAQDDITGDGTTSNVLIIGELLKQADLYISEGLHPRIITEGFEAAKERALQFLEQVKVSREMDRETLVDVARTSLRTKVHAELADVLTEAVVDSILAIKKKDEPIDLFMVEIMEMKHKSETDTSLIRGLVLDHGARHPDMKKRVENAYILTCNVSLEYEKTEVNSGFFYKSAEEREKLVKAERKFIEDRVKKIIELKKKVCGDSDKGFVVINQKGIDPFSLDALAKEGIVALRRAKRRNMERLTLACGGVALNSFDDLNPECLGHAGLVYEYTLGEEKFTFIEKCNNPRSVTLLVKGPNKHTLTQIKDAIRDGLRAVKNAIDDGCVVPGAGAVEVAMAEALIKYKPSVKGRAQLGVQAFADALLIIPKVLAQNSGFDLQETLVKVQAEHSESGQLVGVDLNTGEPMVAAEMGVWDNYCVKKQLLHSCTVIATNILLVDEIMRAGMSSLKG